The following coding sequences lie in one Spinacia oleracea cultivar Varoflay chromosome 1, BTI_SOV_V1, whole genome shotgun sequence genomic window:
- the LOC130465448 gene encoding uncharacterized protein, which produces MIFGDVSLEYKRIWDYAAAIIKHNPGSTAVVKVDGIENPPPLFQRLYVCLQACKEGFMGGCRPIIGVDGAHLRGSYPGILLTAVGKDGNNNIFPVAWAVVETESSETWVWFLELLRNDIGSVADSVTWVHEKEEITYMCDRQKGLLDAFNTVMPNAETRYCCRQIWANFKKKFPGVIYKEHFWKAARSSTKFGFGCLYCFASFWSALRFGKIRHAFSTSSKSGMLLNNCCESFNNVLREARAKPILQLMEWIRRYVMQRFLAKREGLKRFDGVIMPSVVKMVHKGLEEASNMRINQADLYEFEVDHKEDTFVVNLETNVCGCYRWTLMGIPCWHAMACIQLRRLNYEEFIHPAYHVQTYTKAYAPAFKAMSGQKQWEVTPYPGPLPPPYRKMAGRPSKMKRVKEKGEAQEKQQVKRAKRQNKCSRCGGLGHYRTECSNPIPNVVGTSVPAEVNVVATADVPISSSAPQPFTQSQR; this is translated from the exons ATGATTTTTGGGGATGTCAGTTTAGAATACAAGAGAATTTGGGATTATGCAGCAGCAATTATCAAGCATAACCCAGGTAGTACTGCTGTGGTGAAGGTAGATGGGATCGAAAACCCACCTCCTTTGTTTCAGAGGTTGTATGTGTGTTTACAGGCTTGCAAGGAAGGGTTTATGGGTGGTTGTAGGCCCATAATTGGTGTTGATGGAGCTCACTTGAGAGGTTCATACCCCGGTATTCTATTGACAGCAGTGGGCAAGGACGGAAATAACAACATTTTCCCCGTGGCTTGGGCTGTAGTCGAGACTGAAAGTTCAGAGACATGGGTTTGGTTTTTGGAGTTGCTGAGGAATGACATTGGTTCAGTTGCTGATTCTGTCACTTGGGTTCATGAGAAAGAAGAGATAACCTACATGTGTGACAGACAAAAG GGTTTATTGGATGCTTTCAACACCGTCATGCCAAATGCAGAGACAAGATACTGTTGTAGACAAATATGGGCTAATTTCAAAAAGAAGTTCCCCGGGGTAATATACAAAGAACATTTTTGGAAGGCTGCAAGATCCTCTACAAAG TTTGGGTTTGGTTGTCTGTACTGTTTTGCTAGTTTCTGGTCTGCTCTTAGGTTTGGTAAGATCAG GCATGCTTTCTCTACATCATCAAAGTCTGGTATGCTTCTCAACAATTGCTGTGAAAGTTTCAATAATGTGTTAAGGGAGGCAAGGGCAAAACCAATCCTACAGTTGATGGAGTGGATTCGGAGGTACGTAATGCAAAGGTTTTTAGCAAAAAGGGAGGGATTGAAGAGATTTGACGGGGTCATTATGCCATCTGTAGTCAAAATGGTTCATAAGGGTCTAGAAGAAGCGAGCAACATGAGGATTAACCAAGCTGACTTGTATGAATTTGAAGTTGATCATAAAGAAGACACCTTTGTTGTGAACTTGGAAACAAATGTGTGTGGCTGCTATAGATGGACCCTCATGGGAATTCCTTGTTGGCATGCTATGGCATGCATCCAACTGAGAAGGCTGAACTATGAAGAGTTTATCCACCCTGCCTACCATGTACAAACATATACCAAGGCTTATGCTCCTGCCTTTAAAGCCATGTCAGGCCAAAAGCAATGGGAAGTCACACCCTACCCCGGACCACTTCCTCCTCCTTACAGGAAAATGGCAGGTAGGCCTAGCAAGATGAAAAGGGTAAAAGAAAAAGGGGAAGCTCAGGAAAAACAACAAGTTAAGAGAGCTAAGAGGCAAAACAAATGCAGCAGATGTGGTGGTCTTGGCCATTACAGAACGGAGTGTTCAAACCCCATACCGAATGTAGTTGGAACTTCTGTACCTGCTGAAGTTAATGTTGTTGCTACTGCTGATGTACCAATATCAAGCTCTGCTCCTCAACCCTTTACACAAAGTCAACGATGA